The following proteins are co-located in the Armatimonadota bacterium genome:
- a CDS encoding S-layer homology domain-containing protein, whose product MKTRTLKLALAVATTTLFVVPAMAQDNFPDVPENHWAFEAIENLKREGILVGYPDG is encoded by the coding sequence ATGAAGACTCGAACACTTAAACTAGCATTGGCTGTTGCCACGACGACACTGTTTGTCGTACCTGCAATGGCACAAGATAACTTCCCGGACGTACCGGAAAATCACTGGGCATTTGAAGCCATTGAGAACCTGAAGCGAGAAGGAATTCTCGTGGGTTACCCAGATGGC